tttttaaaatgttcttgctcACTTCAGGCCTTATTCCATTCAACTATATTTGGCTACTAAACAAGctttcaacactttttttttactggtgaAAATATGATGGTCAAAAtagcatttgtggttgatgGTATGTTTTTCATAttgaatattaaacattattactcTGATTTATTTGTccatatcaaaaacaaaaatgtaaaaaacttgGCTGTCCATTTTGATgtaggaataaaaaaaaaaagttgtacaaTAACATTCAATTAATgagcctatataaaattgcaaaataaatctatcagtactttttttacttaagtacataaaaaaatcaggtacctttgtaccttttttcacCCCCtgaaagaggagcacttttatattttacttttttaataacttATGAACTCAGGTGTGAcagtttttgaatgaaaatcaTGAAGTCATGTTAGTGTATGTTTCATAGTGTCTTACACTGCAGAAACTCTGGCCTGGTCTTCGGTTCTTTGAGGGGAATAATTTCACTGTATGTTACTGTGAACATAAAGACACATAATTAATGTGATTCTCATGGGAAACATGAATCTCTtccatattgtttttaatagtttcttCTATGTGATATGACACATTACCTCTGCCAGATATCTGTTCAATCTCTTCTTTGCAGAAATCCTCcagtttttctttcagtttagaAACTGATTTTCCCACATCATTGAAAGAGAAGTGAGAACTGATGATGATGGGTTTGTCTGTAGATTCAGGAGGGACAGAGAAAGACTGGAAACTCTGCAGGagacaaacatacaacaaacttgtttttaatgctagttttatttgatttatttattttttcatttcaaatcttgtgtgactttttttttttgaatgtgctGGACCAAATGTAATAAAGTTTAAGTACTCGAGTAATTGACCATTATCATACACAGCTGATTAAAGTGATCGACTTCATCCATGTTTAGATCTGAATCTGATCCAGACTGTCTTTAACAACAATGcaattttttcagcttttgttcaaaatgttgatttttttattaaacaaacccACATTTACATGTTGATTAAAAGAGTTTACATGAAGCTATGAAATGAAGcttgaagctttttttttttatacaacaaaatatttaggGGCCATGAAAGTTTtgtaaaaaagaacaaacacacacacacaggcacataAACATAAATCAGTGTTTTCCAGACACGTGTAAACACACGAGAAGCTCTTTTTCTGAAGATCTGTGTTACCTGCAGGAAGTGGAtgtgatcctgtgtgtgtgaaagctgctccagctcagcgtctctcctcctcagatcattgatctcctgctccagtcgcTCCAGTCGTCCTTCAGCTCGACTCAGCGCTCGCttttcctgatctctgatcagCCGTATCAGCTCAGAGCGGcttctctcaatggagcggatgagctcagtaaagatcctctcactgtcctccactgctgtctgtgcagagcgctgttAGACACACAGCACAATCAGCTCTTACTGAGTGAACATCAGTCGATCAGCTGCTGTTCTTCTGCACAAACTCACCTTATAAGAGTCCACAGTCTTTCTCAGCTCCTCAAACTCTTTCTCTCCTTCCTGGATTCTCTGGCGATATTTCATTTGCGTCTCTTTCAGAATCCTCTGTCAAAATTCAGATAAACACATCAGCAATATCACACAAACCAGTAATAATCCTTGTTATTGAGTCCAACATTCAGTCAATggcaattaaatataataaagcaCTATTATATTAGTCAGAGTGAATGATTTAATCACATTGTAGAGTCAAAAGTCACAGTGCTGTTATCAGGACTCTGAATAATCAGTCAGATTGTGTTGAATAATGTCACTGAGCTCACACCTGTTTCTCTGTCCTCTCTGCTTCAACCGTCACAGTCTCATGGTTCTTGTGTTCATCCACCATACACAGTAAACAAATGCAGCGCTGGTCGGTTCGACAGTAGAGTTTTAGTTGTTCGTCGTGTTTTGTGCAGATCATCTCCTGCAGTCGTCCAGTGGCGTCAGTCAGTTTGTGTTTCTTATTTCTGAATAAACTCTCGTGTTGCTCAAGGTGATTCTGACAGTAAGAGTTCAGACACACCAGACAGGACTTGACAGCTTTGTGTTTGGTCCCAGTACAGACGTCACACTGCACATCTTCAGATCCAGCTGTTCGGAGTCTCGTGATCTTCAGTTTCTCCAGCATTTCAGCCAGCAGTACATTTGTAGCTACAGCAGGTCTGGGactgaaggtctgtctgcactgagggcagctgtagactcCCTTCTGATCCTCCTCATTCCAGCAGTCTGTAATGCAGCtcttacagtaactgtgtccacaggcAGTCGTCACTGGATCCTTCAGCAGATCCAGACACACTGGACACGTGAACTGATCCTGAGCCACTGGAATACTGGCTTCTGCCATCGTGTCCAAACAGAGACTGAGTGTCCGTCTACAGcacttcactttcactttctctTACCAGAAAAGGTGAAGCAGTTTCCTGGTTTGTGTTTGAGAGACGTGTGCAAAACTATGGGGCAATACTGTACTGTAAAATCTTGAGGGGTGAGAACCAGAAGTGCGTAAGTGATATTCACCAACTTTACAGGGggccaaaacaaaaaattaccaTAGTTTAATCTTACTTTATGAACTGTTTtcaattgtttataataaaaaattacttactgaacactattttaacattttgtctattttattatttttttttttaaataagaaaaggtCACACATTGGTGTCGATAGCCCTGTGGGCAGTGCATTGAGATATGGTGCAATGGTGCCTGAGATCAAATCCCatctcgtggacctttcccccTTTTTTCATACtgatactacaaatacatttatatattatttacatattactAAACTGGCATActtaataatgacattttaagcaTAATACTGAGAAATGTggattgtgcacaagtagtaatcaaaataaagcaaatgttTTATCTGTAAGTATAgagtgatatgtcagtaaatagacaataaataaagcaaattgtaacgccaagccagcagagggagccctcaccccaggactgcctgcatgctccctctgctgcttccactgctacttcctgtttggcagtatttaaggactgaccatgtgctcaatAGGTTGCGAAGTATTTCCTTGTTATATGGACTCTACCTAGCGTTTATCTGTTTTCTTTGCCTTGTTTAG
This is a stretch of genomic DNA from Labeo rohita strain BAU-BD-2019 unplaced genomic scaffold, IGBB_LRoh.1.0 scaffold_638, whole genome shotgun sequence. It encodes these proteins:
- the LOC127161398 gene encoding tripartite motif-containing protein 16-like protein isoform X7; amino-acid sequence: MAEASIPVAQDQFTCPVCLDLLKDPVTTACGHSYCKSCITDCWNEEDQKGVYSCPQCRQTFSPRPAVATNVLLAEMLEKLKITRLRTAGSEDVQCDVCTGTKHKAVKSCLVCLNSYCQNHLEQHESLFRNKKHKLTDATGRLQEMICTKHDEQLKLYCRTDQRCICLLCMVDEHKNHETVTVEAERTEKQRILKETQMKYRQRIQEGEKEFEELRKTVDSYKRSAQTAVEDSERIFTELIRSIERSRSELIRLIRDQEKRALSRAEGRLERLEQEINDLRRRDAELEQLSHTQDHIHFLQSFQSFSVPPESTDKPIIISSHFSFNDVGKSVSKLKEKLEDFCKEEIEQISGRVTYSEIIPLKEPKTRPEFLQYCRFLTLDPNTVNKLIRLSEGNRAATDTDTDQSYPDHPHRFDHYCQVLCRESVCGRCYWEIEWSGDEGVFISVSYKSISRKGRGDECLFGGNDQSWSLYCTPSRYSFWHNNKETVLPPIRCCRIGVYVDERAGTLSFYSVSDTVSLIHTVQTTFTQMLYPGFNVFTGSSVKLCDLTAAK
- the LOC127161398 gene encoding tripartite motif-containing protein 16 isoform X2: MAEASIPVAQDQFTCPVCLDLLKDPVTTACGHSYCKSCITDCWNEEDQKGVYSCPQCRQTFSPRPAVATNVLLAEMLEKLKITRLRTAGSEDVQCDVCTGTKHKAVKSCLVCLNSYCQNHLEQHESLFRNKKHKLTDATGRLQEMICTKHDEQLKLYCRTDQRCICLLCMVDEHKNHETVTVEAERTEKQRILKETQMKYRQRIQEGEKEFEELRKTVDSYKRSAQTAVEDSERIFTELIRSIERSRSELIRLIRDQEKRALSRAEGRLERLEQEINDLRRRDAELEQLSHTQDHIHFLQSFQSFSVPPESTDKPIIISSHFSFNDVGKSVSKLKEKLEDFCKEEIEQISGRVIYSEIIPLKEPKTRPEFLQYCRFLTLDPNTVYKHIHLSEGNRAATNTGTAQPYPDHPHRFDHYYQVLCRESVCGRCYWEMEWSGYVRISASYKSISRKGQGHECLFGSNDRSWCLYCTPNSYIFTHKNIETVLPVKPIRCCRIGVYVDERAGTLSFYSVSDTVSLIHTVQTTFTQMLYPGFNVFTGSSVKLCDLTAAK
- the LOC127161398 gene encoding tripartite motif-containing protein 16 isoform X3, with translation MAEASIPVAQDQFTCPVCLDLLKDPVTTACGHSYCKSCITDCWNEEDQKGVYSCPQCRQTFSPRPAVATNVLLAEMLEKLKITRLRTAGSEDVQCDVCTGTKHKAVKSCLVCLNSYCQNHLEQHESLFRNKKHKLTDATGRLQEMICTKHDEQLKLYCRTDQRCICLLCMVDEHKNHETVTVEAERTEKQRILKETQMKYRQRIQEGEKEFEELRKTVDSYKRSAQTAVEDSERIFTELIRSIERSRSELIRLIRDQEKRALSRAEGRLERLEQEINDLRRRDAELEQLSHTQDHIHFLQSFQSFSVPPESTDKPIIISSHFSFNDVGKSVSKLKEKLEDFCKEEIEQISGRVIYSEIIPLKEPKTRPEFLQYCRFLTLDPNTVYKHIHLSEGNRAATNTGTAQPYPDHPHRFDHYYQVLCRESVCGRCYWEMEWSGYVRISASYKSISRKGQGHECLFGSNDRSWCLYCTPNSYIFTHKNIETVLPVKPIRCCRIGVYVDERAGTLSFYSVSDTVSLIHTVQTTFTQMLYPGFNVFTGSSVKLCDLTAAK
- the LOC127161398 gene encoding tripartite motif-containing protein 16 isoform X6, translating into MAEASIPVAQDQFTCPVCLDLLKDPVTTACGHSYCKSCITDCWNEEDQKGVYSCPQCRQTFSPRPAVATNVLLAEMLEKLKITRLRTAGSEDVQCDVCTGTKHKAVKSCLVCLNSYCQNHLEQHESLFRNKKHKLTDATGRLQEMICTKHDEQLKLYCRTDQRCICLLCMVDEHKNHETVTVEAERTEKQRILKETQMKYRQRIQEGEKEFEELRKTVDSYKRSAQTAVEDSERIFTELIRSIERSRSELIRLIRDQEKRALSRAEGRLERLEQEINDLRRRDAELEQLSHTQDHIHFLQSFQSFSVPPESTDKPIIISSHFSFNDVGKSVSKLKEKLEDFCKEEIEQISGRVTYSEIIPLKEPKTRPEFLQYCRFLTLDPNTVNKLIRLSEGNRAATDTDTDQSYPDHPHRFDHYCQVLCRESVCGRCYWEIEWSGDEGVFISVSYKSISRKGRGDECLFGGNDQSWSLYCTPSRYSFWHNNKETVLPVTSISSRIGVFVDHSAGTLSFYSVSDTMMSLIHTVQTTFTQMLYPGFNVFTGSSVKLCDLTAAK
- the LOC127161398 gene encoding tripartite motif-containing protein 16 isoform X1 encodes the protein MAEASIPVAQDQFTCPVCLDLLKDPVTTACGHSYCKSCITDCWNEEDQKGVYSCPQCRQTFSPRPAVATNVLLAEMLEKLKITRLRTAGSEDVQCDVCTGTKHKAVKSCLVCLNSYCQNHLEQHESLFRNKKHKLTDATGRLQEMICTKHDEQLKLYCRTDQRCICLLCMVDEHKNHETVTVEAERTEKQRILKETQMKYRQRIQEGEKEFEELRKTVDSYKRSAQTAVEDSERIFTELIRSIERSRSELIRLIRDQEKRALSRAEGRLERLEQEINDLRRRDAELEQLSHTQDHIHFLQSFQSFSVPPESTDKPIIISSHFSFNDVGKSVSKLKEKLEDFCKEEIEQISGRVTYSEIIPLKEPKTRPEFLQYCRFLTLDPNTVYKHIHLSEGNRAATNTGTAQPYPDHPHRFDHYYQVLCRESVCGRCYWEMEWSGYVRISASYKSISRKGQGHECLFGSNDRSWCLYCTPNSYIFTHKNIETVLPVKPIRCCRIGVYVDERAGTLSFYSVSDTVSLIHTVQTTFTQMLYPGFNVFTGSSVKLCDLTAAK
- the LOC127161398 gene encoding tripartite motif-containing protein 16 isoform X4, yielding MAEASIPVAQDQFTCPVCLDLLKDPVTTACGHSYCKSCITDCWNEEDQKGVYSCPQCRQTFSPRPAVATNVLLAEMLEKLKITRLRTAGSEDVQCDVCTGTKHKAVKSCLVCLNSYCQNHLEQHESLFRNKKHKLTDATGRLQEMICTKHDEQLKLYCRTDQRCICLLCMVDEHKNHETVTVEAERTEKQRILKETQMKYRQRIQEGEKEFEELRKTVDSYKRSAQTAVEDSERIFTELIRSIERSRSELIRLIRDQEKRALSRAEGRLERLEQEINDLRRRDAELEQLSHTQDHIHFLQSFQSFSVPPESTDKPIIISSHFSFNDVGKSVSKLKEKLEDFCKEEIEQISGRVTYSEIIPLKEPKTRPEFLQYCRFLTLDPNTVNKLIRLSEGNRAATDTDTDQSYPDHPHRFDHYCQVLCRESVCGRCYWEIEWSGDEGVFISVSYKSISRKGRGDECLFGGNDQSWSLYCTPSRYSFWHNNKETVLPVTSISSRIGVFVDHRSGTLSFYSVSDTVSLIHTVQTTFTQMLYPGFNVFTGSSVKLCDLTAAK
- the LOC127161398 gene encoding tripartite motif-containing protein 16 isoform X5, whose product is MAEASIPVAQDQFTCPVCLDLLKDPVTTACGHSYCKSCITDCWNEEDQKGVYSCPQCRQTFSPRPAVATNVLLAEMLEKLKITRLRTAGSEDVQCDVCTGTKHKAVKSCLVCLNSYCQNHLEQHESLFRNKKHKLTDATGRLQEMICTKHDEQLKLYCRTDQRCICLLCMVDEHKNHETVTVEAERTEKQRILKETQMKYRQRIQEGEKEFEELRKTVDSYKRSAQTAVEDSERIFTELIRSIERSRSELIRLIRDQEKRALSRAEGRLERLEQEINDLRRRDAELEQLSHTQDHIHFLQSFQSFSVPPESTDKPIIISSHFSFNDVGKSVSKLKEKLEDFCKEEIEQISGRVTYSEIIPLKEPKTRPEFLQYCRFLTLDPNTVNKLIRLSEGNRAATDTDTDQSYPDHPHRFDHYCQVLCRESVCGRCYWEIEWSGDEGVFISVSYKSISRKGRGDECLFGGNDQSWSLYCTPSRYSFWHNNKETVLPVTSISSRIGVFVDHSAGTLSFYSVSDTMSLIHTVQTTFTHTQMLYPGFNVFTGSSVKLCDLTAAK